A portion of the Krasilnikovia cinnamomea genome contains these proteins:
- the mfd gene encoding transcription-repair coupling factor, whose product MQLAGLIPAALRDRGLSRARDLARKGGVDADALDLTAPAALRPFVVAAVAAPADAGGAERPVLAVTATSREADDLADALRGLLDPDRVEVFPSWETLPHERLSPRSDTVGRRLAVLRRLAHPDTGPLSVVVAPVRSLLQPQLKGLGELAPVELAAGGSAELEDVARRLSDLAYARVDLVTKRGEFAVRGGILDVFPPTDEHPSRVEFWGDEVEEIRTFAVADQRTIDPVDALFAPPCRELLLTPQVRERAAALAAQHPELAEILDKLAEGIPVEGMESLAPALLSGDSAGADSMELLLDCMPTGTQVLLCDPERIRTRAHDLVRTSAEFLEASWAAAAVGGEAPIDVGAVAFRTLADVRAHAATLRQPWWTISPFGLAEADEAPESDTPWLESAPVEVSPDTGDAISLAAQPVPLYHGDTARLAADLGQWIGQKWAVALVFEGHGTAQRATELLRDAGLGVTPVDAVTVPVEPGQLLVTCGPLNHGFVDPGSQLAVITGNDITGGRGASTKDMRKMPSRRRNTIDPLELKMGDHVVHEQHGIGRYIELVQRTVNGADREYLVIEYAPSKRGQPGDRLFVPTDQLDQLSRYVGGESPTLHKMGGSDWQKAKARARKAVREIAAQLIQLYAARQASKGHAFAPDTPWQRELEDAFPYTETPDQLAAIHEVKHDMEQAVPMDRLICGDVGYGKTEIAVRAAFKAVQDGKQVAVLVPTTLLAQQHYNTFSERMSQFPVAVRQLSRFQTPTEAKQTLEQAADGTADIVIGTHRLLQNATRFKNLGMVIVDEEQRFGVEHKEHLKTLRASVDVLTMSATPIPRTLEMAITGIREMSTIATPPEERHPVLTFVGAYDDKQVAAAIHRELLRDGQVFYLHNRVESIEKAARRLRELVPEARVAVAHGQLGEDALEKVMVGFWEKEFDVLVCTTIVESGIDIPNANTLIVERADLLGLAQLHQIRGRVGRGRERAYSYFLYPREKPLTEQAHERLATIAQHTELGAGMYVAMKDLEIRGAGNLLGGEQSGHIEGVGFDLYVRMVGEAVSAFKGERPEEEPEVKIDLPVDAHLPTEYISVERLRLEMYRKLAESRDGARLDEVVAEMTDRYGEPPTQVANLIAVARFRLLARAYGLTDVSVQGKHLRFSPLPLPDSKQLRLKRYHPDSVYKQATDQVSVPRPSTRRVGGEPLRDQALLQWCAQLLSDVLGEVPAPVSP is encoded by the coding sequence ACGCGGACGCCCTCGACCTGACCGCCCCGGCGGCGCTGCGCCCGTTCGTCGTGGCGGCCGTAGCGGCGCCCGCCGACGCCGGCGGTGCCGAACGCCCGGTCCTGGCCGTCACCGCGACCAGCCGCGAGGCCGACGACCTCGCCGACGCGCTGCGCGGCCTGCTCGACCCCGACCGGGTCGAGGTGTTCCCGTCCTGGGAGACGCTGCCGCACGAGCGGCTGTCGCCGCGCTCCGACACGGTCGGGCGCCGCCTCGCGGTGCTGCGCCGCCTCGCCCACCCCGACACCGGTCCGCTGTCGGTCGTGGTGGCGCCGGTGCGCAGCCTGCTCCAGCCGCAGCTCAAGGGCCTGGGCGAGCTGGCCCCCGTGGAGCTGGCGGCGGGCGGGTCCGCCGAGCTGGAGGACGTCGCCCGGCGGCTGTCCGACCTGGCGTACGCCCGGGTCGACCTGGTCACCAAGCGCGGCGAGTTCGCGGTGCGCGGCGGCATCCTGGACGTCTTCCCGCCCACCGACGAGCACCCGTCGCGGGTCGAGTTCTGGGGCGACGAGGTCGAGGAGATCCGTACGTTCGCGGTGGCCGACCAGCGCACCATCGACCCGGTCGACGCTCTGTTCGCGCCGCCGTGCCGGGAGCTGCTGCTCACCCCGCAGGTGCGCGAGCGGGCCGCCGCGCTGGCCGCCCAGCATCCCGAGCTGGCCGAGATCCTCGACAAGCTGGCCGAGGGCATCCCGGTCGAGGGCATGGAGTCGCTGGCCCCCGCGCTGCTGTCCGGAGATTCCGCCGGCGCGGACAGCATGGAGCTGCTGCTGGACTGCATGCCCACCGGCACCCAGGTGCTGCTGTGCGACCCGGAGCGGATCCGCACCCGCGCGCACGACCTGGTCCGTACGTCCGCCGAGTTCCTGGAGGCCAGCTGGGCCGCCGCCGCGGTCGGCGGCGAGGCCCCGATCGACGTCGGCGCGGTCGCCTTCCGCACCCTGGCCGACGTGCGCGCGCACGCCGCCACGCTGCGCCAGCCCTGGTGGACGATCTCCCCGTTCGGCCTCGCCGAGGCGGACGAGGCGCCGGAGTCGGACACGCCGTGGCTGGAGTCCGCCCCGGTCGAGGTGAGCCCCGACACCGGGGACGCGATCAGCCTGGCCGCCCAGCCCGTGCCGCTGTATCACGGCGACACCGCCCGGCTCGCCGCCGACCTGGGCCAGTGGATCGGGCAGAAGTGGGCCGTCGCCCTGGTCTTCGAGGGCCACGGCACCGCGCAGCGGGCCACCGAGCTGCTGCGCGACGCCGGGCTCGGGGTCACCCCGGTCGACGCGGTGACCGTTCCGGTCGAGCCGGGTCAGCTGCTGGTCACCTGCGGCCCGCTCAACCACGGCTTCGTCGACCCCGGCTCGCAGCTCGCGGTCATCACGGGCAACGACATCACCGGCGGTCGCGGCGCGTCCACCAAGGACATGCGCAAGATGCCCAGCCGCCGCCGCAACACCATCGACCCGCTCGAGCTCAAGATGGGCGACCACGTCGTGCACGAGCAGCACGGCATCGGCCGCTACATCGAGCTGGTGCAGCGCACGGTCAACGGCGCCGACCGCGAGTACCTGGTGATCGAGTACGCGCCGAGCAAGCGCGGCCAGCCCGGCGACCGCCTGTTCGTCCCCACCGACCAGCTCGACCAGCTTTCCCGCTACGTCGGCGGCGAGTCGCCCACCCTGCACAAGATGGGCGGCTCCGACTGGCAGAAGGCCAAGGCCCGGGCCCGCAAGGCCGTCCGCGAGATCGCCGCCCAGCTGATCCAGCTGTACGCGGCCCGGCAGGCGTCCAAGGGGCACGCGTTCGCGCCGGACACCCCGTGGCAGCGGGAGCTGGAGGACGCGTTCCCGTACACGGAGACTCCGGACCAGCTGGCCGCCATCCACGAGGTCAAGCACGACATGGAGCAGGCCGTCCCGATGGACAGGCTGATCTGCGGCGACGTCGGGTACGGCAAGACCGAGATCGCGGTGCGGGCCGCGTTCAAGGCGGTGCAGGACGGCAAGCAGGTCGCCGTGCTGGTGCCCACGACGCTGCTGGCCCAGCAGCACTACAACACGTTCTCCGAGCGGATGAGCCAGTTCCCCGTGGCGGTCCGCCAGCTGTCCCGCTTCCAGACGCCCACGGAGGCGAAGCAGACGCTGGAGCAGGCCGCCGACGGCACCGCCGACATCGTCATCGGGACCCACCGGCTGCTGCAGAACGCGACCCGCTTCAAGAACCTGGGCATGGTCATCGTCGACGAGGAGCAGCGCTTCGGCGTCGAGCACAAGGAGCACCTGAAGACGCTGCGCGCCTCCGTGGACGTGCTCACCATGTCCGCCACCCCGATCCCGCGCACCCTGGAGATGGCGATCACCGGCATCCGGGAGATGTCCACGATCGCCACCCCGCCCGAGGAGCGGCATCCGGTGCTCACGTTCGTCGGGGCGTACGACGACAAGCAGGTCGCCGCCGCCATCCACCGCGAGCTGCTACGCGACGGTCAGGTGTTCTACCTGCACAACCGGGTCGAGTCCATCGAGAAGGCGGCCCGGCGGCTGCGCGAGCTGGTGCCCGAGGCCCGGGTCGCGGTGGCGCACGGGCAGTTGGGCGAGGACGCGCTGGAGAAGGTGATGGTCGGCTTCTGGGAGAAGGAGTTTGACGTCCTGGTCTGCACGACCATCGTGGAGTCCGGCATCGACATCCCGAACGCCAACACCCTCATCGTGGAACGCGCCGACCTGCTCGGCCTGGCCCAGCTGCACCAGATCCGGGGCCGGGTCGGCCGGGGCCGCGAGCGCGCGTACTCCTACTTCCTGTACCCGCGCGAGAAGCCGCTCACCGAGCAGGCGCACGAGCGGCTGGCCACCATCGCCCAGCACACCGAGCTGGGCGCGGGCATGTACGTGGCCATGAAGGACCTGGAGATCCGCGGCGCGGGCAACCTGCTCGGCGGCGAGCAGTCCGGCCACATCGAGGGCGTCGGCTTCGACCTGTACGTGCGGATGGTCGGCGAGGCGGTCAGCGCGTTCAAGGGCGAGCGGCCCGAGGAGGAGCCCGAAGTCAAGATCGACCTGCCGGTCGACGCGCACCTGCCCACGGAGTACATCTCGGTGGAACGGCTGCGCCTGGAGATGTACCGCAAGCTCGCCGAGTCCCGCGACGGCGCCCGCCTCGACGAGGTCGTCGCCGAGATGACCGACCGGTACGGCGAGCCCCCGACCCAGGTCGCCAACCTGATCGCGGTGGCCCGCTTCCGGCTGCTGGCCCGCGCGTACGGTCTGACCGATGTGTCCGTGCAGGGCAAGCACCT